Proteins from a genomic interval of Scomber scombrus chromosome 11, fScoSco1.1, whole genome shotgun sequence:
- the LOC133990280 gene encoding myosin-7-like isoform X3 gives MGDALMAEFGPAASFLRKSDKERLEAQTRQFDMKRECFVPDAEVEYVKATISSRDGDKVTAETEFGKTVTVKECDVNPQNPPKFDKIEDMAMFTFLHEPAVLFNLKERYAAWMIYTYSGLFCVTVNPYKWLPVYNQEVVNAYRGKKRSEAPPHIFSISDNAYQYMLSDRENQSVLITGESGAGKTVNTKRVIQYFASIAAVGGKKDAAAEKKGTLEDQIIQCNPALEAFGNAKTIRNDNSSRFGKFIRIHFDNRGKLASADIETYLLEKSRVTYQLKAERDYHIFYQVLSQQKPELLEMLLITNNPYDYAFISQGETQVTSINDCDELVATDEAFDVLGFTQEEKNSIYKAVGAVMHYGNMKFKQKQREEQAEADSTEDADKVAYLLGLNSADLIKALCHPRVKVGNEWVTKGQSVDQVYYAISALSKSIYEKMFLWMVVRINQQLDTKQPRQYFIGVLDIAGFEIFDFNTFEQLCINFTNEKLQQFFNHHMFVLEQEEYKKEGIEWVFIDFGMDLQACIDLIEKPMGIMSILEEECMFPKASDTTFKSKLYDNHLGKSNNFQKPRIVKGRPEAHFSLVHYAGTVDYNICNWLVKNKDPLNETVVGLFQKSTLKLLSNLFMGYAGADSAGGGKKKKGSSFQTVSALHRENLHKLMTNLRSTHPHFVRCIIPNESKTPGAMENPLVMHQLRCNGVLEGIRICRKGFPNRILYGDFKQRYRILNPNAIPEGQFIDNKKAAEKLLGSLDIDHEQYRLGHTKVFFKAGLLGTLEEMRDDRLSLIITGIQARSRGILARIEFQKIVERRDALLVIQWNVRAFMGVKNWPWMKMFFKIKPLLKSAETEKEMANMKEEFLKLKEAYAKSEARRKELEEKMVSILQEKNDLQLQVQTEQDNLCDAEERCEGLIKNKIQQEAKLKELTERLEDEEEMNSELTAKKRKLEDECSELKKDIDDLELTLAKVEKEKHATENKVKNLTEEMAALEEMIAKLTKEKKALQEAHQQTLDDLQSEEDKVNTLTKAKTKLEQQVDDLEGSLEQEKKVRMDLERAKRKLEGDLKLAQESIMDLENDKQQLEERLKKKDFEMSQINGKLEDEQAVNSQLQKKLKELQARIEELEEELEAERAARAKVEKQRADLSRELEEISERLEEAGGATAAQIEMNKKREAEFQKLRRDLEEATLQHEATAATLRKKQADSVADLGEQIDNLQRVKQKLEKEKSELRLELDDVVSNMEQIVKSKNNLEKMCRTLEDQMNEYKTKSEEGQRTINDFNMQRAKLQTENGELARQLEEKDSLVSQLTRGKQSYTQQLEDLKRQLEEEVKAKNALAHAVQSSRHDCELLREQYEEEQEAKAELQRGMSKANSEVAQWRTKYETDAIQRTEELEDAKKKLAQRLQDAEEAVEAVNAKCSSLEKTKHRLQNEIEDLMVDVERSNAAAAALDKKQRNFDKVLSEWKQKYEESQTELESSQKEARSLSTELFKLKNSYEESIEHLETLKRENKNLQEEISDLTEQIGEGGKSIHELEKIRKQLEQEKSDIQTALEEAEATLEHEEGKILRAQLEFNQVKADIERKLTEKDEEMEQAKRNQQRVVDTLQSSLESETRSRNEALRLKKKMEGDLNEMEIQLSQANRQAAEAQKQLKSIHTHLKDSQLHLDDSLRANDDLKENIAIVERRNNLLQAEVEELRSGLEQTERGRKLAEQELLDVSERVQLLHSQNTSLLNQKKKLESDAAQFQTEVEEALQECRNAEEKAKKAITDAAMMAEELKKEQDTSAHLERMKKNMEQTIKDLQHRLDEAEQIAMKGGKKQVQKLETRIRELETEVENEQRKSSDAVKGVRKYERRIKELTYQTEEDRKNLARLQDLVDKLQLKVKSYKRTSEEAEEQSNSNLTKFRKLQHELDEAEERADIAESQVNKMRTKSRDVGSKKGHNEE, from the exons ATGGGTGACGCTCTTATGGCAGAGTTTGGGCCTGCTGCCTCTTTTCTAAGAAAGTCAGACAAGGAGCGTCTAGAAGCCCAAACTCGTCAATTTGACATGAAGAGGGAGTGCTTTGTTCCTGATGCTGAGGTTGAATACGTCAAAGCAACCATCAGTAGTCGTGATGGTGACAAAGTCACTGCAGAGACTGAGTTTGGAAAG ACTGTCACAGTGAAGGAGTGCGATGTAAACCCTCAGAACCCGCCAAAGTTTGATAAAATTGAAGACATGGCGATGTTCACCTTCCTCCATGAGCCAGCTGTGCTATTTAACCTCAAAGAGCGTTACGCAGCATGGATGATCTAC ACCTACTCTGGGCTCTTCTGTGTGACTGTTAACCCCTACAAGTGGCTTCCAGTCTATAACCAAGAGGTGGTTAATGcctacagaggaaagaagaggagtgaAGCTCCTCCTCACatcttctccatctctgacaATGCCTACCAATACATGTTGTCAG ACAGAGAAAACCAGTCAGTCCTTATCAC CGGAGAATCTGGCGCTGGAAAGACTGTCAACACAAAGCGTGTCATTCAGTACTTTGCCAGCATTGCTGCTGTAGGTGGAAAGAAAGATGCAGCTGCTGAAAAGAAG ggCACCCTGGAGGATCAAATCATTCAGTGTAACCCTGCTCTGGAGGCCTTTGGTAATGCCAAGACCATCAGGAATGACAACTCTTCCAGAttt GGTAAATTCATCAGAATTCATTTTGACAACCGAGGAAAGCTGGCCTCTGCTGATATTGAGACTT ACCTTCTGGAAAAGTCCCGTGTGACTTACCAGCTCAAAGCTGAGAGAGACTACCACATTTTCTACCAGGTCTTGTCACAGCAAAAGCCTGAACTTCTGG AAATGTTGCTTATTACCAACAACCCCTACGACTACGCTTTCATCTCTCAAGGAGAGACACAAGTAACCTCCATCAATGATTGTGATGAGCTGGTGGCCACTGAT GAAGCCTTTGATGTGCTGGGCTTCACTCAGGAAGAGAAGAACAGTATTTACAAGGCGGTTGGTGCCGTCATGCATTATGGTAACATGAAGTTTAAGCAGAAGCAGCGAGAGGAGCAGGCAGAGGCTGATAGCACTGAAG ATGCTGACAAAGTAGCTTATCTGTTGGGCCTAAACTCTGCTGACCTCATCAAAGCTCTCTGTCATCCAAGAGTCAAAGTAGGAAATGAGTGGGTCACCAAGGGACAAAGTGTTGATCAG GTCTACTATGCTATTAGTGCACTGTCTAAGTCAATTTATGAGAAGATGTTTCTGTGGATGGTAGTCCGTATCAACCAACAGCTGGACACCAAGCAGCCTCGCCAGTACTTCATTGGTGTACTGGACATTGCTGGATTTGAGATCTTTGAT TTCAACACCTTTGAGCAGCTGTGCATCAACTTCACCAATGAAAAACTGCAACAGTTTTTCAACCATCACATGTTTGTGCTGGAGCAGGAAGAGTACAAGAAAGAGGGCATTGAATGGGTTTTCATCGATTTTGGTATGGACTTGCAAGCCTGTATTGACCTGATTGAAAAG CCCATGGGTATTATGTCCATCCTTGAAGAGGAGTGCATGTTTCCCAAAGCCAGTGATACCACCTTTAAATCTAAACTCTATGACAACCACCTGGGAAAATCCAACAACTTCCAGAAGCCTAGAATTGTGAAAGGGAGACCAGAGGCTCATTTCTCCCTGGTCCACTACGCTGGAACTGTTGACTATAATATCTGCAACTGGCTGGTGAAGAACAAGGATCCTCTGAATGAGACTGTTGTTGGTCTTTTCCAGAAGTCTACTCTCAAGCTTTTATCCAACCTTTTTATGGGGTATGCTGGAGCTGACTCAG CTGGtggtggaaagaaaaagaaaggctCCTCCTTCCAAACTGTATCAGCTTTGCACAGG GAGAACCTGCACAAGCTGATGACCAACTTGAGGTCCACTCACCCCCACTTTGTACGCTGCATCATCCCCAATGAGTCCAAGACTCCTGGGGCCATGGAGAACCCTCTGGTCATGCACCAGCTGCGCTGTAATGGTGTGCTGGAGGGCATCAGGATTTGCAGAAAGGGCTTCCCCAACAGGATCCTGTATGGAGATTTCAAACAGAG ATACCGTATTTTGAATCCTAATGCCATTCCTGAGGGACAGTTCATCGACAACAAGAAGGCTGCCGAGAAACTGTTGGGTTCTCTAGACATTGACCATGAGCAGTACAGACTGGGGCACACAAAG GTGTTCTTCAAAGCTGGACTGCTGGGTACGCTAGAAGAGATGCGAGATGACCGATTATCTCTAATCATCACTGGCATCCAAGCTCGGTCACGAGGCATTCTGGCGAGAATTGAATTTCAGAAGATTGTTGAACGCAG GGATGCACTACTTGTTATCCAGTGGAACGTCCGTGCCTTCATGGGGGTCAAGAATTGGCCCTGGATGAAGATGTTCTTCAAGATCAAACCTCTGCTGAAGTCAGCAGAGACTGAGAAGGAGATGGCCAACATGAAAGAAGAATTCCTGAAGTTGAAAGAAGCTTATGCAAAGTCTGAAGCTCGTAGGAAGGAACTAGAGGAGAAAATGGTCTCTATTCTCCAAGAAAAGAATGACCTGCAGCTCCAAGTTCAAACT GAGCAAGATAATTTGTGTGATGCTGAAGAAAGATGCGAGGGTCTGATCAAGAACAAGATTCAGCAGGAGGCAAAACTCAAAGAGCTGACAGAAAGactggaggatgaggaggagatgaaTTCAGAACTCACTGCTAAGAAGAGGAAGTTGGAGGACGAGTGCTCTGAGCTCAAGAAAGATATCGATGACTTAGAGTTAACCCTGGCTAAAGTGGAAAAAGAGAAGCATGCCACCGAAAACAAG GTAAAAAACCTGACTGAGGAAATGGCTGCTTTGGAGGAAATGATTGCCAAGTTGACCAAGGAAAAGAAAGCCTTACAGGAAGCTCATCAGCAAACGCTGGATGACCTGCAGAGTGAAGAAGACAAAGTCAACACTCTGACCAAAGCCAAGACTAAGCTGGAGCAACAAGTGGATGAT CTTGAAGGGTCCCTAGAGCAAGAGAAGAAAGTGCGTATGGACCTTGAGAGAGCAAAGCGAAAGCTTGAAGGAGACCTGAAGTTAGCTCAAGAGAGTATCATGGACCTTGAAAATGACAAGCAGCAACTTGAAGAGAGGCTgaaaaa GAAAGATTTTGAAATGAGCCAAATCAATGGCAAACTAGAGGATGAACAGGCGGTAAACTCCCAGCTCCAGAAAAAATTGAAGGAGTTGCAg GCCCGAATTGAAGAGCTGGAAGAAGAGCTTGAGGCAGAGCGAGCTGCCCGAGCCAAGGTGGAAAAGCAGAGAGCTGACTTGTCcagagagctggaggagatCAGCGAGAGGCTGGAGGAGGCTGGTGGAGCAACCGCTGCTCAGATTGAGATGAACAAGAAGAGGGAGGCTGAGTTCCAGAAACTCCGCAGAGACCTTGAAGAGGCCACTCTGCAGCATGAAGCCACTGCTGCTACCCTGAGGAAGAAACAAGCTGACAGTGTTGCTGACCTTGGGGAGCAGATTGACAACCTGCAGAGAGTCAAGCAGAaactggagaaggagaagagtgAGCTCAGGCTGGAACTGGATGATGTTGTTTCCAATATGGAACAGATTGTGAAGTCTAAG AATAATTTGGAGAAAATGTGCAGGACTCTGGAAGACCAGATGaatgaatacaaaacaaaatcagagGAAGGACAGCGTACCATTAATGACTTCAACATGCAGAGAGCAAAGCTTCAAACTGAGAATG gTGAACTTGCAAGGCAGCTTGAAGAAAAGGATTCCCTGGTGTCTCAACTCACCAGAGGAAAACAGTCCTATACTCAACAACTTGAGGACCTTAAAAGACAACTGGAGGAAGAAGTCAAG GCCAAGAATGCATTAGCTCATGCAGTGCAGTCTTCTCGTCATGACTGTGAACTGCTCAGGGAGCAAtatgaggaggagcaggaggccaAGGCTGAACTGCAGCGTGGCATGTCCAAGGCCAACTCTGAGGTGGCTCAGTGGAGAACTAAGTACGAAACTGATGCCATCCAGAGGACCGAAGAACTGGAAGATGCCAA AAAGAAGCTGGCTCAGCGTCTGCAGGATGCTGAGGAGGCGGTTGAAGCAGTGAATGCTAAATGTTCTTCTCTGGAGAAGACCAAACACAGACTGCAGAATGAGATTGAAGATCTCATGGTGGATGTAGAGAGGtctaatgctgctgctgctgctctagaCAAGAAGCAAAGAAACTTTGataag GTCTTGTCAGAATGGAAACAGAAGTATGAAGAGTCTCAAACAGAGCTGGAGAGCTCTCAGAAGGAAGCCAGGTCTTTGAGCACCGAGCTCTTCAAACTGAAGAACTCCTATGAGGAATCTATTGAGCATCTGGAGACCttgaagagagagaacaagaactTACAAG AGGAAATATCTGACCTCACTGAACAAATTGGTGAGGGTGGAAAGAGTATTCATGAGCTTGAGAAGATTCGAAAGCAGCTGGAACAAGAGAAGTCTGACATACAAACAGCTCTGGAAGAGGCAGAG GCTACTTTGGAAcacgaggaaggaaagattCTCAGAGCCCAGCTCGAGTTCAATCAGGTCAAGGCTGACATTGAGCGCAAGCTGACTgagaaagatgaagagatgGAGCAAGCAAAGAGAAACCAACAACGCGTTGTCGATACTCTTCAGAGCTCTCTTGAGTCCGAGACTCGCAGCAGGAATGAGGCCCTCcgtttgaaaaagaaaatggaggGAGACCTCAATGAGATGGAGATCCAGCTTAGCCAGGCCAACAGGCAGGCAGCTGAGGCCCAGAAACAACTTAAATCTATACATACACATCTGAAG GATTCCCAGCTCCACCTTGATGACTCTCTTCGAGCCAATGATGATCTGAAGGAAAACATTGCAATTGTTGAGAGACGCAACAATCTGCTTCAGGCTGAGGTGGAGGAACTCAGGTCTGGTCTTGAACAAACTGAGAGAGGTCGCAAACTTGCTGAGCAAGAGCTGCTGGATGTTAGTGAGAGGGTGCAGCTACTGCACTCACAG AACACAAGTTTGCTAAACCAAAAGAAGAAACTGGAGTCTGACGCAGCCCAGTTTCAGACAGAAGTAGAGGAGGCATTGCAGGAGTGCAGAAATGCTGAAGAGAAGGCCAAGAAGGCCATTACTGATGCTGCCATGATGgcagaggagctgaagaagGAACAAGACACCAGTGCTCACCTTGAGCGTATGAAGAAGAACATGGAGCAAACCATCAAAGACCTGCAGCACCGTCTGGATGAAGCTGAACAGATTGCCATGAAGGGAGGCAAGAAGCAAGTGCAGAAGCTTGAGACAAGA ATCAGAGAACTGGAAACTGAGGTAGAGAATGAACAAAGAAAGTCCAGTGATGCTGTCAAGGGTGTACGAAAATATGAGAGACGAATCAAAGAATTGACCTATCAA acagaagAGGATCGTAAGAATCTTGCCCGTCTGCAAGATCTGGTAGACAAGCTACAGCTCAAAGTCAAATCATACAAGAGAACTTCAGAGGAGGCT GAGGAACAGTCCAATAGTAATCTCACCAAGTTCCGTAAACTTCAACATGAGCTTGATGAAGCTGAAGAGAGAGCTGACATCGCTGAGTCTCAGGTCAACAAGATGCGCACAAAGAGCCGTGATGTGGGGTCAAAG AAAGGACACAATGAGGAGTGA